A window from Telopea speciosissima isolate NSW1024214 ecotype Mountain lineage chromosome 8, Tspe_v1, whole genome shotgun sequence encodes these proteins:
- the LOC122672665 gene encoding heavy metal-associated isoprenylated plant protein 26-like: MGALNHISEIFDFSHRSSNSKKLKKNKQLQTVEIKVRIDCEGCERRVKKSVERMKGVTQVDVDPKKNKLTVIGYVDPKKVLHRA, translated from the exons ATGGGTGCTCTGAATCATATCTCTGAAATCTTTGATTTCTCTCACAGGAGTAGTAATAGCAAGAAGCTCAAGAAGAACAAGCAATTGCAG ACGGTGGAGATAAAGGTGAGGATAGACTGTGAAGGGTGTGAGAGGAGAGTGAAGAAATCAGTGGAAAGGATGAAAGGAGTGACGCAAGTGGATGTGGATCCCAAGAAGAACAAGCTAACGGTGATTGGGTACGTGGATCCAAAGAAGGTATTGCATCGGGCATAG